The sequence below is a genomic window from Luteitalea sp..
CCGGATTCTTCGGTGCGCTTGCCTTGCTCTTGGCCGCCATTGGTCTCTGCGGCGTGACGTCGTATTCGGTGAGTCGGCGCCGCGCGGAGATCGGCATCCGCATGGCGCTCGGCGCCTCGCCGGAGAGCATTCTTCGTTCCGTCGTCGGCTACGGTCTGCGGCTCAGCGCGGCGGGCATCGCGTTGGGCCTCGTCGCCGCGCTCCTCCTGACGCGCGGGATGACGACCATGCTGGTGGGGGTGAAACCGACCGACCCCGTCACCTTCGCGGCGATAGGGGTGGTGTTCTTCGTGGTCGCCGCAGTGTCGTCGTGGCTGCCGGCCCGCCGAGCGGCTGGGCTGGACCCGACCGCTTCGTTGA
It includes:
- a CDS encoding FtsX-like permease family protein, with the translated sequence MAAAISEVDRHLSLTFRPLDEGVNASLLQERIMAMLSGFFGALALLLAAIGLCGVTSYSVSRRRAEIGIRMALGASPESILRSVVGYGLRLSAAGIALGLVAALLLTRGMTTMLVGVKPTDPVTFAAIGVVFFVVAAVSSWLPARRAAGLDPTASLRER